The following are from one region of the Endozoicomonas sp. 4G genome:
- the tsf gene encoding translation elongation factor Ts, with the protein MAAITAALVKELRERTGLGMMECKKALVASEGDIEKAIEELRKSGQAKAAKKAGRTAAEGIVATKVAEDGSFGVMVEVNSETDFVARDDNFLGYVQRVVDAAFDRKEANVARLMEGELEEARLALVQKIGENIGVRRIEIVEGGVVDAYVHGNKRIAVLVSLNGGNSELARDVAMHVAAVNPQVVNKDDMPAELVEKEKEIFKAQAEQSGKPAEIIEKMIVGRINKYLAENSLTEQPFVKDPDVKVGALAKKAGATITGFVRYEVGEGIEKEEVDFAAEVRAQAGL; encoded by the coding sequence ATGGCAGCAATTACTGCAGCACTGGTTAAGGAACTGCGTGAACGCACTGGCCTGGGCATGATGGAGTGCAAGAAGGCTCTGGTTGCTTCAGAAGGTGATATCGAAAAAGCGATTGAAGAGCTGCGTAAATCTGGTCAGGCGAAAGCCGCCAAGAAAGCAGGTCGTACTGCCGCTGAAGGTATTGTCGCTACCAAAGTTGCCGAAGATGGCAGCTTCGGTGTAATGGTCGAAGTGAACTCCGAGACCGACTTTGTTGCCCGTGACGACAACTTCCTGGGTTACGTTCAGAGAGTGGTGGATGCCGCTTTTGACCGTAAGGAAGCTAACGTAGCCAGGCTGATGGAAGGTGAGCTGGAAGAAGCTCGTCTGGCCCTGGTGCAGAAGATCGGTGAAAACATCGGTGTTCGCCGTATTGAAATCGTAGAAGGTGGCGTGGTCGACGCTTACGTTCACGGTAACAAGCGCATTGCTGTTCTGGTTAGCCTGAATGGAGGCAACTCCGAGCTGGCTCGTGATGTGGCCATGCACGTTGCAGCTGTTAACCCTCAGGTCGTTAACAAGGACGATATGCCGGCTGAACTGGTCGAGAAAGAGAAGGAAATCTTCAAGGCTCAGGCAGAGCAGTCCGGTAAGCCTGCTGAAATCATCGAAAAGATGATTGTTGGTCGTATTAACAAGTACCTGGCTGAAAACAGTCTGACTGAGCAGCCTTTTGTTAAAGACCCTGATGTTAAGGTGGGTGCCCTGGCCAAGAAAGCTGGCGCTACCATCACTGGCTTCGTGCGTTACGAAGTGGGTGAGGGGATTGAGAAAGAAGAAGTGGACTTCGCTGCTGAAGTTCGCGCTCAGGCTGGACTCTAA
- the rpsB gene encoding 30S ribosomal protein S2 produces MAQVTMRDMLKAGVHFGHQTRFWNPKMNKFIFGARNKIHIINLEHTMPAFNGAMSFIRKLAEGKNKILFVGTKRAAGKIIREEAARCGMPFVAHRWLGGMLTNYKTIRQSVRRLRDLEAQAEDGTFEKLTKKEALMRRRDLEKLDRSLGGIKEMGGLPDALFVIDVEHERIAIQEANKLGIPVIGIVDTNSSPEGVDYVIPGNDDAIRAIQLYIKAAADVVLEGRTAANTGAESEFVEVEVEAEKAVEAKADDAQEDAKEA; encoded by the coding sequence ATGGCTCAAGTCACCATGCGTGACATGCTCAAGGCGGGCGTGCATTTCGGTCACCAGACTCGTTTCTGGAACCCAAAGATGAACAAATTCATCTTTGGTGCCCGCAACAAGATTCATATCATCAACCTTGAGCACACCATGCCTGCCTTTAATGGAGCGATGAGCTTCATTCGCAAGCTGGCTGAAGGTAAGAACAAGATTCTGTTTGTTGGTACCAAGCGTGCAGCCGGTAAAATCATCCGTGAAGAGGCAGCTCGCTGCGGTATGCCTTTCGTGGCTCATCGCTGGTTGGGCGGTATGCTGACCAACTACAAGACCATCCGTCAGTCTGTACGTCGTCTGCGTGATCTGGAAGCTCAGGCTGAAGACGGTACTTTCGAAAAACTGACCAAGAAAGAAGCCCTGATGCGCCGTCGTGATCTGGAAAAACTGGATCGCTCCCTGGGTGGTATCAAGGAAATGGGTGGTTTGCCAGACGCATTGTTTGTGATCGATGTTGAGCACGAGCGCATCGCTATCCAGGAAGCTAATAAGCTGGGTATCCCTGTTATTGGTATCGTGGACACCAACTCCAGTCCTGAAGGTGTTGACTACGTTATTCCGGGTAATGATGACGCGATTCGTGCTATTCAGCTCTACATCAAGGCTGCTGCTGATGTTGTCCTCGAAGGTCGTACGGCTGCCAATACTGGCGCTGAAAGCGAATTCGTGGAAGTAGAAGTAGAAGCGGAAAAAGCAGTCGAAGCCAAGGCTGATGACGCTCAGGAAGACGCTAAGGAAGCTTAA
- the rseP gene encoding sigma E protease regulator RseP: protein MIFGTLQTFLAFVITLGILVSIHEFGHFWVARRCGVKVLRFSVGFGKPLWRRTDRQGTEYVIAAIPLGGYVKMLDEREGPVSESEKALAFNNKPVLSRIAIVAAGPIANFLLAIVALWLMYVLGVKTVLPQVEKVLPDSPAAMAGIQPGDEILRIGSAVTPGWQQVNMKLLSFIGDSRSIDVSVRSGVPGQKPEGSEVIRQVPLNNWLVGQEDLNPVKALGIVPYSPQIPAVIGQVVAGGAAEQAGLKPGDKILKTDGEPVQDWLAWVNLIRSHPGKTLHIEIERNNSLQWLAITPGEKEVEGRRVGYIGAGVQSVSWPDDMVRTLQYNPLLAVPKAVQATSALTGMTLESLWKMVVGLVSVKNLSGPITIAKVAGASLQSGLENFLYFLSMLSVSLGVLNLLPIPVLDGGHLLFYLVEWVRGKPLSEKTQTVGLKIGVTLVVSVMMLALYNDISRLF from the coding sequence ATGATATTTGGAACTTTGCAGACGTTTCTGGCTTTTGTCATAACGTTGGGAATTCTTGTCAGTATTCATGAGTTCGGCCACTTTTGGGTGGCTCGGCGTTGTGGTGTCAAGGTTCTGCGTTTTTCAGTGGGTTTTGGCAAGCCGCTCTGGAGACGAACCGATCGCCAGGGAACTGAATACGTTATTGCTGCTATCCCTCTTGGTGGCTATGTCAAGATGCTGGATGAGCGGGAAGGGCCAGTCTCTGAATCGGAAAAGGCGCTCGCTTTTAATAACAAACCTGTTCTGTCCCGAATAGCCATTGTGGCTGCGGGTCCGATCGCTAATTTCTTGCTGGCTATAGTGGCGCTTTGGTTAATGTATGTGCTGGGCGTAAAGACTGTATTGCCACAGGTTGAAAAAGTACTGCCCGACTCACCTGCGGCAATGGCTGGTATTCAACCCGGTGATGAGATTTTAAGGATTGGCTCAGCGGTGACGCCGGGGTGGCAGCAGGTTAATATGAAGCTTTTGTCGTTTATTGGTGACAGTCGTTCCATTGATGTAAGTGTCAGGTCGGGGGTGCCGGGCCAGAAGCCGGAAGGCAGCGAAGTGATCAGGCAGGTGCCCTTGAATAACTGGCTGGTAGGTCAGGAAGACCTGAACCCTGTCAAGGCATTGGGGATTGTGCCCTATTCACCTCAGATACCAGCCGTTATCGGTCAGGTTGTCGCAGGTGGTGCTGCTGAGCAGGCGGGTTTGAAACCTGGAGACAAGATTCTTAAAACCGACGGTGAGCCTGTACAGGATTGGCTGGCATGGGTTAACCTGATTCGTAGTCACCCTGGTAAAACACTGCACATAGAGATTGAACGAAATAACAGTCTCCAGTGGCTTGCCATTACGCCGGGTGAGAAAGAAGTGGAAGGTCGGCGTGTGGGTTATATCGGTGCCGGTGTGCAGTCAGTCTCCTGGCCTGACGATATGGTCAGAACCCTGCAATATAACCCCTTGTTAGCTGTACCCAAAGCCGTTCAGGCAACATCCGCCCTAACGGGAATGACGCTTGAGTCGCTGTGGAAGATGGTGGTTGGGCTGGTTTCGGTAAAAAACTTGAGCGGTCCCATCACCATTGCTAAAGTGGCTGGCGCATCTCTGCAATCAGGACTGGAGAATTTTCTCTATTTCCTGTCCATGTTGAGCGTCAGTCTCGGGGTTTTGAATTTACTGCCTATTCCTGTACTGGATGGAGGACATCTGTTGTTTTATCTGGTGGAATGGGTTAGAGGAAAACCTCTGTCTGAAAAGACCCAGACGGTTGGGTTGAAAATTGGGGTGACTCTGGTGGTCAGTGTCATGATGTTGGCTCTGTACAATGATATAAGCCGGTTATTCTGA
- a CDS encoding polyprenyl diphosphate synthase: MKSQEEIGSLAEIPVNRLPRHVAIILDGNNRWAKQRLLPSLAGHRAGVKAVREVVEACGEVGVEVLTLFAFSSENWNRPKNEVDGLMELFLRTLRRETGKLKKNNIRLKIIGDVSRFSPDIQAHIAEAEASTADGAKVTLVIAANYGGMWDIAQSARKVANMVERGEISADEVDESLIGQHLSTAGIPDPDLLIRTSGEQRISNFLLWQCAYSEFYFTRTFWPDFNRREFERALLAYVNRQRRFGKTSEQVEAEATC; encoded by the coding sequence ATGAAATCGCAAGAGGAAATCGGCAGCTTAGCGGAAATACCGGTTAACAGGTTGCCTCGCCATGTGGCCATTATTCTGGATGGAAATAACCGCTGGGCGAAACAGCGATTGCTTCCGAGTCTTGCTGGCCATCGAGCAGGTGTAAAAGCGGTCAGGGAAGTGGTTGAGGCCTGTGGTGAAGTGGGTGTTGAGGTTCTGACTCTGTTTGCTTTCAGTAGTGAGAACTGGAACCGGCCAAAAAATGAAGTGGATGGCCTGATGGAGTTGTTTCTGAGAACACTGCGCAGGGAAACCGGCAAACTTAAAAAAAATAATATCAGGCTGAAGATTATAGGCGACGTAAGTCGTTTTAGTCCTGATATCCAGGCGCATATTGCCGAAGCAGAAGCTTCGACGGCCGACGGCGCCAAGGTGACTTTGGTGATTGCTGCCAATTACGGTGGGATGTGGGATATTGCACAGTCGGCCCGCAAAGTGGCTAACATGGTAGAGCGAGGGGAGATATCCGCTGACGAAGTTGATGAGTCGTTGATTGGTCAACATTTGAGTACAGCTGGTATACCCGACCCTGATCTTCTAATCAGAACCAGTGGTGAACAGCGTATCAGTAACTTCCTTTTGTGGCAGTGTGCCTACAGCGAATTTTATTTTACCAGAACCTTTTGGCCGGATTTTAATCGCAGGGAGTTTGAGCGTGCGCTTCTGGCTTATGTCAATCGCCAGCGACGGTTTGGCAAAACCAGCGAGCAGGTGGAGGCTGAGGCTACGTGTTAA
- the pyrH gene encoding UMP kinase, whose amino-acid sequence MPANDRQPKYKRILLKLSGEALQGAGDFGIDPSVLDRMALEIGQLVGIGVQVGIVIGGGNLFRGAALSAAGLDRVTGDHMGMLATVMNALAMRDALERSNINTRVMSSIPMDGVVEHYDHRRAMRYLNGGDVVIFSAGTGNPFFTTDSAACLRGIEVESDVVLKATKVDGIYDKDPVKYPDAEKFEYLTYDDVLERKLGVMDLTAICLVRDQQMPVRVFNMNKSGALLNAVVGGEEGTLVSGVVND is encoded by the coding sequence ATGCCGGCAAATGATCGACAACCTAAATACAAGCGCATTCTGCTTAAACTCAGTGGCGAGGCCCTTCAGGGAGCAGGGGACTTTGGCATTGATCCCAGTGTTCTTGACAGAATGGCCCTGGAAATCGGCCAGCTGGTGGGTATCGGCGTTCAGGTTGGTATCGTCATCGGTGGCGGAAACCTCTTTCGTGGCGCAGCATTAAGTGCTGCTGGCCTTGACCGTGTGACTGGCGACCATATGGGGATGCTGGCCACAGTCATGAATGCTCTGGCGATGCGCGATGCCCTTGAGCGTTCAAACATCAACACCCGTGTTATGTCTTCTATCCCGATGGATGGTGTCGTTGAACACTATGACCATCGTCGTGCAATGCGCTACCTCAATGGTGGTGATGTAGTGATCTTTTCAGCAGGTACCGGCAACCCTTTCTTTACCACAGATTCAGCAGCCTGCCTGCGTGGAATTGAGGTTGAATCCGATGTTGTGCTGAAAGCAACCAAAGTTGACGGAATCTACGACAAGGATCCGGTCAAATACCCTGATGCAGAAAAATTCGAATACCTGACCTATGATGATGTGCTTGAGCGCAAACTCGGCGTGATGGATTTGACTGCTATCTGTCTGGTTCGTGATCAGCAGATGCCTGTTCGGGTTTTCAATATGAATAAATCCGGTGCTCTGCTCAATGCAGTGGTAGGTGGCGAAGAAGGAACACTGGTGAGTGGGGTGGTGAATGATTGA
- the frr gene encoding ribosome recycling factor has protein sequence MIEEIKQDAQERMSKSIDSLDGAFAKIRTGRAHPSLLDSVRVSYYGSETPLSQVSNISTEDARTLAVRVWERQMVPDVEKAILKSDLGLNPSTAGEVIRIPLPPLTEETRKGYTRQARQEAENAKIAIRNIRRDALADIKELEKEKEISEDDERRAQDDIQKVTDKYIAAVDAALASKEKDLMEV, from the coding sequence ATGATTGAAGAAATTAAGCAAGATGCGCAAGAGCGCATGAGTAAAAGCATAGATTCTCTGGATGGTGCATTTGCCAAAATTCGTACTGGCCGTGCGCACCCTAGTCTGTTGGACAGTGTCCGGGTTTCTTATTACGGCTCTGAAACACCTTTGAGTCAGGTGTCGAATATTTCTACTGAAGATGCCCGGACCCTGGCCGTGCGCGTCTGGGAAAGGCAGATGGTTCCTGATGTAGAAAAAGCGATCCTGAAATCCGACCTGGGTTTGAACCCTTCCACTGCCGGTGAAGTGATTCGTATTCCTTTGCCTCCTCTGACTGAAGAAACCCGTAAAGGTTACACCCGTCAGGCCCGTCAGGAAGCCGAGAACGCCAAAATTGCCATTCGCAATATACGTCGTGATGCTCTGGCCGACATCAAGGAACTGGAAAAAGAAAAGGAAATCAGTGAAGACGATGAGCGTCGTGCACAGGACGATATCCAGAAAGTAACGGACAAATACATTGCTGCTGTTGATGCTGCCCTGGCCAGCAAAGAAAAAGATCTGATGGAAGTCTGA
- the bamA gene encoding outer membrane protein assembly factor BamA yields MKRSLLSLLIGSMAYASGAHAFVVSDIRIDGLQRVSAGTVFNALPIEVGDDIESVQISSAAKSLFQTGYFKDIQMARDGDILVISVIERPSISEIVIKGNKAIKTEDLKQGLSKSGLAEGEIFQQATLEAIRLELERQYVAQGRYGASITADVEAQPRNRIKLTINVKEGKVATIQHINVVGNTVFPQEDVIDLFELKKSNWLSFFGSSDKYSREKLSGDLERLRSYYLDRGYINFNIRSTQVSISPDKQSVFITVNVDEGDKYTVSDVKLAGDLIIPEEEAKRLLLARPEQVFSRRVITATEETLSRRLGNEGYTFANVTGIPTPDHEKKTVSLTFFVDPGKRAYVRRINFSGNTKTEDEVLRREMRQLEGASANTQKIEQSKVRLERLGFFKSVNVETPPVPGTSDLIDVNYTVEEQPSGSISASVGYSQSDGLLLGGSISQNNFLGTGNRVSVGLNKSDVSQLYNFSFMDPYFTVDGVSRGFSLYHRSYDYSNTDISNYAADTTGANVNFGYPISETQSISMGVGVDATSITTGTETPDYILDYLKANGDSYTNIKTTLSWSENELNRGLLPTRGYSQSATAQVTIPGSDVSFYKLVYRGQYFYPFTDSLTGRISTRIGYIGAYGSTTDIPFFEHFYAGGFGSVRGYKDNSLGPKAKEQNDNDYNAIGGDFVFEGTAEILFPLPFVKDQRSLRTSLFFDFGNVFDTTCPSGDIKDCSNPDFGSLRYSAGVGLTWITPLGPLTFSLAKALNPQGEDETQVFAFSLGTPF; encoded by the coding sequence ATGAAGCGATCACTGTTGTCCCTGCTGATTGGCTCAATGGCCTATGCGTCAGGCGCTCATGCTTTTGTAGTGTCTGATATCCGGATTGATGGCCTGCAGAGGGTTTCAGCCGGTACAGTATTTAATGCGTTGCCCATAGAAGTTGGGGATGATATTGAGTCTGTGCAAATTTCCAGTGCAGCTAAATCTCTGTTTCAGACAGGGTATTTCAAAGATATTCAAATGGCCCGAGATGGCGATATTCTGGTTATCTCGGTTATCGAGCGGCCTTCCATCAGTGAGATAGTTATCAAGGGTAACAAGGCGATCAAGACGGAAGATCTCAAGCAGGGTCTGAGCAAGTCAGGTCTGGCAGAGGGTGAGATTTTTCAGCAGGCTACCCTAGAGGCTATTCGGCTGGAACTGGAGCGCCAGTATGTTGCCCAGGGTCGATACGGTGCCAGTATTACCGCTGATGTTGAAGCCCAGCCCCGCAACCGGATCAAGCTGACGATTAATGTCAAAGAAGGTAAAGTAGCCACCATTCAACATATCAATGTGGTCGGTAATACCGTTTTCCCGCAGGAAGATGTGATTGATCTGTTTGAGCTCAAGAAGTCTAACTGGCTTTCATTTTTCGGTTCCAGCGATAAATATTCCCGGGAAAAACTCTCGGGTGACCTGGAACGACTCCGTTCCTATTACCTGGACAGGGGTTATATCAACTTTAATATTCGCTCCACTCAGGTCTCGATCAGCCCTGATAAGCAAAGTGTCTTTATCACAGTGAATGTTGATGAAGGCGACAAATACACGGTGAGTGATGTCAAGCTGGCGGGTGACTTGATTATTCCTGAAGAGGAAGCCAAGCGTCTGCTGCTGGCTAGGCCAGAGCAGGTATTTTCTCGTCGTGTGATCACCGCAACAGAAGAAACTCTGAGCAGGCGTCTGGGTAACGAGGGTTATACCTTTGCCAATGTAACGGGTATTCCCACTCCCGATCACGAAAAGAAAACGGTTTCCCTGACATTCTTCGTTGATCCGGGCAAGCGCGCTTATGTTCGCAGGATTAACTTCTCCGGAAACACCAAAACTGAAGATGAAGTTCTGCGTCGTGAGATGCGTCAGCTGGAAGGTGCCTCTGCCAACACCCAAAAGATTGAACAGTCCAAGGTGCGTCTGGAGCGACTGGGTTTCTTCAAATCAGTCAATGTTGAAACACCACCGGTGCCTGGCACCAGTGACCTGATCGATGTCAACTACACCGTTGAAGAGCAGCCGTCAGGCAGTATTTCTGCCAGTGTCGGTTACTCGCAGTCGGATGGGCTGCTGCTGGGTGGCTCCATCAGTCAGAATAACTTCCTGGGAACGGGTAACAGGGTGTCTGTAGGTCTGAACAAGAGTGATGTCAGCCAGCTCTATAACTTCAGTTTTATGGACCCATACTTTACCGTGGATGGCGTGAGTCGCGGATTTAGCTTGTATCATCGTTCTTATGATTACAGCAACACCGATATTTCAAATTACGCCGCTGATACAACCGGTGCCAATGTTAACTTCGGGTACCCGATTTCGGAAACTCAGTCTATCAGCATGGGGGTGGGTGTTGATGCTACCAGTATTACCACAGGTACAGAAACACCGGATTACATTCTCGATTACCTGAAGGCGAACGGTGACAGCTATACCAACATCAAAACGACGCTGAGCTGGTCTGAAAATGAATTGAACCGGGGCTTACTGCCGACACGGGGATACTCCCAGAGTGCCACGGCGCAGGTGACCATTCCGGGCTCAGATGTCAGCTTTTACAAGCTCGTTTATCGTGGCCAGTACTTCTATCCTTTTACTGACTCACTGACCGGACGCATCTCCACCAGAATTGGTTACATCGGTGCCTATGGTAGTACCACCGATATACCTTTCTTTGAGCATTTCTATGCGGGTGGCTTTGGCTCTGTTCGTGGCTATAAAGATAATTCCCTGGGTCCGAAGGCGAAAGAGCAGAATGACAATGATTACAACGCTATTGGTGGTGACTTTGTCTTTGAGGGTACCGCTGAGATACTGTTCCCGCTGCCCTTCGTGAAAGACCAGCGTTCGCTCAGAACCAGCCTGTTCTTTGATTTCGGTAATGTCTTTGATACCACGTGTCCCAGCGGGGATATCAAGGACTGTTCAAATCCAGATTTTGGCTCGCTCCGCTACAGTGCGGGTGTGGGCCTGACCTGGATTACGCCGCTTGGGCCACTGACGTTCAGTCTGGCCAAGGCGCTTAACCCTCAGGGTGAAGACGAGACACAGGTGTTTGCGTTCTCTCTGGGTACGCCTTTCTAA
- a CDS encoding phosphatidate cytidylyltransferase gives MLKQRILTAVVLAVLALGSVIFLPPAAFSVLIALIIMLGAWEWANLSGVEDTVARVGYLLLVGAVCWFVKGVSAYVLLAVSAVWWLVAFALVRGYPASARFCRSRLLRLVMGVLTLVPAWFALSKLKFYDQQGWTIMLVFLLVWAADIGAYFAGKNFGRHKLAALVSPKKTVEGLVGGLLMSLFTAACVGLYYDLSFVRGLGLLMLSITVVLVSVLGDLFESMLKRERGIKDSSNLLPGHGGVLDRIDSLTAAVPVFTLALIVGGS, from the coding sequence GTGTTAAAACAGAGAATTCTCACTGCTGTGGTTCTGGCAGTCCTGGCTCTGGGCAGTGTTATTTTTCTTCCCCCCGCCGCATTTTCAGTCCTGATTGCCCTGATTATTATGCTGGGAGCCTGGGAGTGGGCCAATCTTTCCGGTGTTGAGGACACTGTCGCCAGAGTAGGTTATTTGTTGCTGGTCGGTGCGGTCTGCTGGTTTGTCAAAGGTGTCTCAGCCTATGTGCTGCTGGCTGTATCGGCTGTCTGGTGGCTGGTGGCATTTGCCCTGGTCAGGGGTTACCCGGCTTCTGCCCGTTTCTGCCGCAGTCGTTTATTGAGACTGGTGATGGGCGTGTTGACCCTGGTTCCTGCCTGGTTTGCGCTTTCAAAACTCAAGTTTTATGACCAGCAGGGCTGGACTATTATGCTGGTCTTCCTGTTAGTATGGGCGGCGGATATAGGGGCTTATTTTGCCGGGAAGAATTTTGGACGTCACAAGCTGGCGGCGCTGGTGAGCCCTAAAAAAACCGTTGAAGGTTTGGTGGGTGGGCTACTGATGTCGTTATTTACAGCGGCTTGTGTCGGTCTTTATTATGATCTTTCTTTTGTCCGGGGGCTGGGTCTCCTGATGCTTTCAATCACGGTCGTGCTGGTTTCTGTACTGGGTGATTTGTTTGAAAGTATGCTCAAGCGTGAGCGTGGGATAAAAGACAGTAGTAATTTATTGCCAGGTCATGGTGGGGTGCTGGACAGGATAGACAGTCTGACAGCGGCCGTGCCGGTCTTCACTCTGGCTCTGATTGTCGGTGGGAGTTAA
- the ispC gene encoding 1-deoxy-D-xylulose-5-phosphate reductoisomerase, whose amino-acid sequence MQQVCVLGSTGSIGKSTLDVIARNTDRYKVRSLVACRSHDVMLEQVRAFKPDFAVMSDPDVANQLRASVQAEGIKTEVLGGTRSVAQVAADSDVDIVMAAIVGAAGLLPTLAAVKAGKKVLLANKEALVMTGALFMDSVKESGAQLLPIDSEHNAIFQCLPHGYRQGLQKVGVRRILLTASGGPFREAPVDILATVTPAQACAHPNWSMGQKISVDSATMMNKGLEFIEACWLFGARPSQVEVMIHPQSIIHSLVDYEDGSVLAQMGNPDMRTPIAHALAWPERIQSGVEPLSLTDIGRLDFQKPCMQRFRCLQLAQDAASTGGTAAAMLNAANEAAVEAFLGDRLRFDRIPEVIDATLQALQVNSAGDIEQVLDADRRARLQASTQIERWYKTA is encoded by the coding sequence ATGCAACAAGTTTGTGTACTGGGTTCAACCGGATCTATCGGAAAAAGTACTCTGGATGTTATTGCCCGAAACACTGATCGCTACAAAGTCAGGTCGCTGGTGGCGTGTCGTAGTCATGACGTCATGCTGGAGCAGGTCAGGGCGTTTAAGCCTGACTTTGCTGTCATGTCAGATCCTGATGTTGCCAATCAGTTGAGGGCGTCGGTACAAGCTGAAGGGATCAAAACAGAAGTTTTGGGAGGAACCCGTTCAGTTGCCCAGGTGGCAGCGGATTCAGATGTTGATATCGTCATGGCAGCGATTGTCGGGGCGGCAGGTCTGCTGCCCACTCTGGCTGCTGTCAAGGCAGGTAAGAAGGTTTTGTTGGCAAATAAAGAGGCACTGGTTATGACGGGTGCACTTTTTATGGATTCAGTGAAAGAGTCTGGCGCCCAACTGTTGCCGATTGATAGTGAGCACAATGCGATCTTTCAGTGTCTCCCCCATGGCTATCGTCAAGGTCTTCAAAAGGTTGGGGTTCGCAGGATTCTATTAACTGCTTCAGGCGGTCCTTTCAGAGAGGCTCCGGTCGACATTCTTGCCACGGTAACGCCTGCCCAGGCTTGTGCTCATCCAAACTGGAGTATGGGGCAAAAGATTTCAGTGGATTCGGCCACCATGATGAACAAGGGGTTGGAGTTTATTGAGGCTTGCTGGCTGTTTGGAGCCCGCCCCTCCCAGGTTGAGGTGATGATTCATCCGCAGAGTATTATTCATTCTCTGGTGGATTATGAGGATGGCTCTGTGCTGGCGCAGATGGGGAACCCGGATATGCGCACACCAATTGCTCATGCACTGGCCTGGCCGGAACGCATTCAGTCCGGTGTCGAGCCCCTTTCTCTGACCGACATTGGCAGACTGGACTTTCAGAAGCCCTGTATGCAGCGTTTCAGGTGCTTGCAGCTGGCTCAGGATGCTGCTTCTACGGGTGGGACCGCCGCCGCTATGCTCAATGCAGCCAATGAAGCGGCGGTGGAGGCCTTTCTGGGTGATCGTCTTCGCTTTGATCGTATCCCTGAAGTTATTGATGCTACGCTACAGGCACTTCAAGTAAACAGTGCAGGTGATATTGAACAGGTGCTGGATGCTGATCGTCGGGCCAGGTTGCAAGCCAGTACTCAGATTGAGCGCTGGTACAAGACAGCTTGA
- a CDS encoding OmpH family outer membrane protein, which produces MKSIKLAFVALLLLSPLAQAQKIAVVDPLMAIQESDAAKKYAKEAEKLFAPKIKQLKTLQDEIKGLEQKLQKDGPTLTESQRESRQLEIKRKFEDLQLQDRQLRSEKARSDQAELGKMRPKLEKALDEVSKELNYDMVLERGAVPYLKPEFDITRKVIERMNKLK; this is translated from the coding sequence TTGAAATCGATCAAATTGGCATTTGTGGCCCTGTTGCTGTTGTCACCATTGGCTCAGGCGCAAAAGATCGCTGTTGTGGATCCACTAATGGCCATCCAGGAATCGGATGCCGCCAAAAAGTATGCCAAAGAAGCCGAAAAACTGTTTGCACCTAAAATCAAACAGCTCAAAACACTGCAGGATGAAATCAAGGGTTTGGAACAAAAGCTGCAAAAAGACGGTCCTACTTTGACTGAGAGTCAGCGCGAGAGTCGTCAGCTTGAAATTAAGCGTAAGTTTGAAGATCTTCAGTTGCAGGATCGACAGCTGCGTAGCGAAAAAGCCCGTTCTGACCAGGCCGAACTGGGTAAGATGAGGCCGAAGCTGGAAAAAGCGCTTGATGAAGTGTCTAAAGAGCTGAACTATGACATGGTTCTGGAGCGTGGTGCTGTACCTTACCTCAAGCCTGAGTTTGATATCACCCGCAAAGTGATTGAGCGTATGAACAAGTTGAAGTAA